A window from Streptomyces sp. NBC_00299 encodes these proteins:
- a CDS encoding TetR/AcrR family transcriptional regulator, whose protein sequence is MAAQKSAQPVPNSTRRSEKSRRAIYDAALALVGEVGYPRTTIEGIAARAGVGKQTIYRWWSSKADVLLEAFLDLSEQASRDAGPEYEFAIPDTGDLAADLKAVLRLTVDQLKDPSFEIPSRALAAEGVVNEELGRVFVAKLLAPSLQLYVDRVRAAQEAGQVRQDVDPRIALELWVSPLAQRWLQYTGPITYEYTDTLVDYALHGIAPRTR, encoded by the coding sequence ATGGCAGCTCAAAAGTCCGCTCAGCCCGTCCCCAACAGCACCCGCCGGAGTGAGAAGTCCCGCCGGGCCATCTACGACGCCGCCCTCGCCCTCGTAGGGGAGGTCGGCTACCCCAGGACCACGATCGAGGGCATCGCCGCCCGCGCCGGTGTCGGCAAGCAGACGATCTACCGCTGGTGGTCGTCGAAGGCGGACGTCCTGCTGGAGGCCTTCCTCGACCTGAGTGAACAGGCGTCCCGGGACGCGGGCCCGGAGTACGAGTTCGCCATCCCGGACACCGGCGACCTCGCCGCCGACCTCAAGGCCGTGCTGCGCCTCACCGTCGACCAGCTCAAGGACCCCAGCTTCGAGATCCCGTCCCGTGCCCTGGCCGCCGAGGGCGTGGTCAACGAGGAGCTCGGACGGGTCTTCGTGGCCAAGCTCCTCGCGCCCTCGCTCCAGCTGTACGTCGACCGGGTGCGCGCCGCCCAGGAGGCCGGCCAGGTCCGCCAGGACGTCGATCCGCGCATCGCCCTCGAACTCTGGGTCTCCCCGCTCGCCCAGCGCTGGCTCCAGTACACGGGCCCGATCACGTACGAGTACACGGACACCCTGGTCGACTACGCCCTCCACGGCATCGCCCCGCGCACGCGGTAA
- a CDS encoding bifunctional DNA primase/polymerase encodes MSAELGRTGLQGKLSQWLRGRRPKEAAGDGGREALLLAAAAAGLPLAPAAHPAGYRCSCDRVGCPTPARHPVSFAWQTQSTTDRAQIERWARHQPQANFITATGMVHDVMDVPVEAGLEALERLLGAGIEVGPVAESDDGRLLFFTLTRGTPEDEDEWWPCELDCHPETMDEHPGLRWHCRGSYVLVPPAQLPGDQSVHWVRGLEHPLPDPLTLLETLTDACARYVGEEPDHVSAAWPLRRH; translated from the coding sequence ATGAGCGCGGAGTTGGGCCGGACCGGCCTGCAGGGCAAACTCTCCCAGTGGCTGCGCGGACGCCGCCCCAAGGAGGCCGCCGGCGACGGTGGCCGGGAGGCCCTGCTGCTCGCCGCCGCGGCGGCGGGACTGCCGCTCGCGCCCGCCGCGCACCCGGCCGGCTACCGATGTTCCTGTGATCGCGTCGGCTGTCCCACGCCCGCCCGGCACCCGGTGTCCTTCGCCTGGCAGACGCAGTCCACCACCGACCGCGCCCAGATCGAGCGCTGGGCCCGCCACCAGCCGCAGGCCAACTTCATCACCGCCACCGGCATGGTGCACGACGTCATGGACGTCCCGGTCGAGGCCGGGCTGGAGGCCCTGGAGCGGCTGCTCGGCGCCGGCATCGAGGTCGGTCCCGTCGCCGAGAGCGACGACGGCCGCCTGCTGTTCTTCACCCTCACCCGCGGCACCCCCGAGGACGAGGACGAGTGGTGGCCCTGCGAGCTGGACTGCCACCCCGAGACCATGGACGAGCACCCGGGACTGCGCTGGCACTGCCGCGGCTCGTACGTCCTCGTACCGCCCGCGCAGCTGCCCGGTGACCAGTCCGTGCACTGGGTACGCGGCCTCGAACACCCGCTGCCCGACCCGCTCACCCTCCTGGAGACCCTCACCGACGCCTGCGCCCGCTACGTCGGCGAGGAGCCCGACCACGTCTCCGCGGCCTGGCCCCTGCGCCGCCACTGA
- a CDS encoding SDR family oxidoreductase, which translates to MNDRQTETRTDARIAVVTGAGSGIGRAVAVELLRAGWSVALAGRRAETLEETAAQAPGAAALAVRTDVSRQEDVAALFAATVERFGRVDLLFNNAGTFGPGGVPVEELPYDAWRHVVDTNLNGAFLCAQAAYRQMKEQDPRGGRIINNGSISAHTPRPHSVAYTATKHALTGLTKSLSLDGRPYDIAVGQIDIGNAATDMTARMQTGALQADGSVVPEPVMDVADVARTVRHMAELPLAANVQFATVLATAMPYVGRG; encoded by the coding sequence ATGAATGACAGGCAAACGGAGACGAGGACGGACGCGAGGATCGCCGTGGTGACCGGCGCAGGCTCCGGCATCGGCCGCGCGGTCGCGGTGGAGCTGCTGCGCGCGGGCTGGTCGGTGGCGCTGGCGGGGCGGCGCGCCGAGACCCTGGAGGAGACGGCCGCGCAGGCACCCGGGGCCGCCGCGCTCGCCGTACGGACCGACGTGTCACGGCAGGAGGACGTGGCCGCGCTCTTCGCCGCCACGGTGGAGCGGTTCGGGCGGGTGGACCTGCTGTTCAACAACGCGGGGACGTTCGGGCCGGGCGGGGTGCCGGTCGAGGAGCTGCCGTACGACGCCTGGCGGCATGTCGTGGACACCAACCTCAACGGGGCGTTCCTGTGCGCGCAGGCGGCGTACCGGCAGATGAAGGAGCAGGACCCGCGGGGCGGCCGGATCATCAACAACGGCTCGATCTCCGCGCACACACCCCGCCCGCACTCCGTCGCCTACACGGCGACCAAGCACGCGCTGACCGGACTGACCAAGTCCCTGTCGCTGGACGGGCGGCCGTACGACATCGCCGTCGGCCAGATCGACATCGGCAACGCGGCGACCGACATGACCGCACGCATGCAGACGGGCGCCCTGCAGGCCGACGGCTCGGTGGTGCCCGAGCCCGTGATGGACGTGGCCGACGTGGCCCGGACCGTGCGGCACATGGCGGAGCTGCCGCTGGCGGCGAACGTGCAGTTCGCGACGGTGCTGGCGACGGCGATGCCGTACGTGGGGCGTGGCTGA
- a CDS encoding small ribosomal subunit Rsm22 family protein translates to MNDPASPADALRSSLATLLDGLPPRQAAQAVERLIASYRGATPTDAPILRDRADVAAYAAYRMPATFEAVHSALEAFAQAVPDWTPGSHTDVGGGTGAATWAVTATWPGERSVTVLDWAEPALQTGREIAAANPALQQARWQRARIGSALTLDPTDLVTVSYVLNELTAPDRTTLVDTVASAAQAVVIVEPGTPDGYARVIEARDRLIGAGFHVAAPCPHSADCPIVPGTDWCHFSARVSRSSLHRQIKGGSLAYEDEKFSYVAATRLPVTPAPARIVRKPQIRKGQVLLDLCETEPALRRTTVTKRHGDLYKAARDADWGDAWPPAVD, encoded by the coding sequence GTGAACGACCCAGCATCCCCGGCGGACGCCCTGCGCAGCAGCCTCGCCACCCTCCTCGACGGCCTCCCGCCCCGCCAGGCCGCGCAGGCCGTGGAGCGGCTGATCGCCAGCTACCGGGGCGCCACCCCCACCGACGCCCCCATCCTCCGCGACCGCGCCGACGTGGCGGCCTACGCCGCGTACCGGATGCCCGCGACCTTCGAGGCGGTCCACTCGGCGCTGGAGGCGTTCGCACAGGCCGTACCGGACTGGACCCCCGGCAGCCACACCGACGTCGGCGGCGGCACCGGCGCCGCGACCTGGGCCGTCACCGCGACCTGGCCGGGCGAGCGCAGCGTCACCGTGCTGGACTGGGCCGAGCCCGCCCTGCAGACCGGCAGGGAGATCGCAGCCGCCAACCCGGCGCTGCAACAAGCCCGTTGGCAGCGGGCCCGCATCGGCTCGGCCCTCACCCTCGACCCCACCGACCTCGTCACCGTCTCCTACGTCCTGAACGAGCTCACCGCCCCCGACCGCACCACCCTCGTCGACACCGTGGCGTCCGCCGCCCAGGCCGTCGTGATCGTCGAACCCGGCACCCCCGACGGCTACGCCCGCGTCATCGAGGCCCGCGACCGCCTGATCGGCGCCGGGTTCCACGTCGCCGCACCCTGCCCGCACAGCGCCGACTGCCCGATCGTCCCCGGCACGGACTGGTGCCATTTCTCGGCACGGGTCAGCCGCTCCTCCCTGCACCGCCAGATCAAGGGCGGCTCCCTCGCCTACGAGGACGAGAAGTTCAGCTACGTCGCCGCCACCCGCCTCCCGGTCACCCCGGCCCCCGCCCGGATCGTCCGCAAGCCGCAGATCCGCAAGGGCCAGGTCCTCCTCGACCTCTGCGAGACCGAACCGGCCCTGCGCCGCACCACGGTCACCAAGCGCCACGGCGACCTCTACAAGGCGGCCCGCGACGCGGACTGGGGCGACGCGTGGCCGCCGGCGGTCGACTAG
- a CDS encoding alkaline phosphatase D family protein: MTLAAHPQQHAPELRAAARHIGRRRFLTVTGAAAALAFAVNLPAAGAASAAELDARQITDNPFTLGVASGDPLPDSVLLWTRLAPAPYQPDSGLPAQRITVHWELAHDEQFTRIARRGAAIAYPEFHHTVHVEVDKLDADRVYYYRFRAGTWISGTGRTRTAPAPTGTATALTLAAVSCQAYTDGYYTPYRHLAQDDVDIVFHLGDYLYEYAVNSVGGYRNYTDRTLPALFNRETVTLEDYRLRYALFKSDPDLMAAHAAHPFVVTWDDHETENNYADDIPENSVPPEEFLLRRASAYRAYWENQPLRRPQRPVGPDMQLYRRLRWGRLAQFDVLDTRQYRSNQAYGDGSQIPGPDVDAPARTMTGATQERWLLDGWRDSTALWNVVPQQVTFAQRKFDLTEPSRVSMDAWDGYRASRRRVLDGAKAAGVENLMVLTGDVHVGYGFDIKDDFDDPDSATLGTEIVATSVASGRDGIDKPANWDTYMQANPHMKFYNGRRGYVTVALGQQLARTDFKTVPYVTRPGAPVTTAASFVTEVGEPGLTQA, encoded by the coding sequence ATGACACTCGCAGCACACCCCCAGCAGCACGCCCCCGAACTGCGCGCGGCAGCCCGCCACATCGGCCGCCGCCGCTTCCTGACCGTCACCGGCGCCGCCGCCGCGCTCGCCTTCGCCGTGAACCTGCCGGCCGCGGGCGCAGCGAGCGCCGCCGAGCTCGACGCCCGCCAAATCACCGACAACCCCTTCACCCTCGGCGTCGCCTCCGGCGACCCGCTGCCCGACTCCGTCCTGTTGTGGACCCGCCTCGCCCCCGCCCCGTACCAGCCGGACAGCGGACTGCCCGCCCAACGGATCACCGTGCACTGGGAGTTGGCGCACGACGAGCAGTTCACCAGGATCGCCAGACGCGGCGCCGCCATCGCGTACCCCGAGTTCCACCACACGGTCCACGTCGAGGTCGACAAGCTCGACGCGGACCGCGTCTACTACTACCGCTTCCGCGCCGGCACCTGGATCAGCGGGACCGGCCGTACCCGCACCGCCCCCGCGCCGACCGGCACGGCGACCGCGCTGACCCTCGCGGCCGTCTCCTGCCAGGCGTACACCGACGGCTACTACACCCCGTACCGCCATCTCGCCCAGGACGACGTCGACATCGTCTTCCACCTCGGCGACTACCTGTACGAGTACGCGGTCAACTCGGTCGGCGGCTACCGCAACTACACCGACCGCACGCTCCCCGCGCTCTTCAACCGCGAGACGGTGACCCTGGAGGACTACCGCCTGCGCTACGCCCTCTTCAAGTCCGACCCCGACCTCATGGCCGCGCACGCCGCGCACCCGTTCGTCGTCACCTGGGACGACCACGAGACCGAGAACAACTACGCCGACGACATCCCGGAGAACAGCGTCCCGCCGGAGGAGTTCCTGCTGCGCCGGGCCTCCGCCTACCGCGCCTACTGGGAGAACCAGCCGCTGCGCCGCCCGCAGCGGCCCGTCGGCCCCGACATGCAGCTCTACCGGCGTCTGCGCTGGGGCCGGCTCGCCCAGTTCGACGTGCTGGACACCCGGCAGTACCGCTCCAACCAGGCGTACGGCGACGGCTCGCAGATCCCCGGCCCGGACGTCGACGCCCCGGCGCGCACGATGACCGGGGCGACGCAGGAGCGCTGGCTGCTCGACGGCTGGCGCGACTCGACGGCGCTGTGGAACGTCGTACCGCAGCAGGTCACCTTCGCCCAGCGCAAGTTCGACCTCACCGAGCCGTCACGGGTGTCGATGGACGCCTGGGACGGCTACCGCGCCTCCCGCCGCCGCGTGCTGGACGGCGCCAAGGCCGCCGGTGTCGAGAACCTGATGGTGCTCACCGGAGACGTCCACGTCGGGTACGGCTTCGACATCAAGGACGACTTCGACGACCCCGACTCCGCCACGCTCGGTACGGAGATCGTGGCCACGTCGGTCGCCAGCGGCCGGGACGGCATCGACAAGCCGGCCAACTGGGACACGTACATGCAGGCCAACCCGCACATGAAGTTCTACAACGGACGGCGCGGCTATGTGACCGTCGCGCTGGGGCAGCAGCTGGCGCGGACCGACTTCAAGACGGTGCCGTACGTGACCAGGCCCGGGGCGCCGGTCACGACGGCCGCGTCCTTCGTGACGGAGGTGGGGGAGCCGGGGCTCACGCAGGCGTGA
- a CDS encoding Gfo/Idh/MocA family protein translates to MTERSVRWGVLATGGIAAAFTADLVDLPDAEVVAVASRSQESADAFAERFGIPRAYGDWNALAEDGDIDVVYVATPHSAHRVAAGLCLEAGRNVLCEKAFTLNAREAGELVALAKARGSFLMEAMWMYCNPLIRRLKALVDDGAIGEVRHVQADFGLAGHLLPEARNGTLPPSHRLRDPAQGGGALLDLGVYPVSFAQLLLGEPSDVTARSMLSAEGVDLQTGALLSWDSGALASLHCSIVGGTATAASVTGSGGRIDIPHGFFFPDRFVLHRDGRDPEEFTADPADGPRNSLRHEAAEVMRALRAGETESPLVPLDGTLAVMRTLDAIRDRVGVRYPGEAPEADRAPELTPA, encoded by the coding sequence GTGACGGAACGAAGCGTGCGGTGGGGGGTCCTGGCCACCGGCGGGATCGCGGCCGCGTTCACCGCGGATCTCGTGGACCTGCCGGACGCCGAGGTGGTGGCCGTGGCCTCCCGCAGCCAGGAGTCCGCCGACGCGTTCGCCGAGCGCTTCGGGATCCCGCGGGCGTACGGCGACTGGAACGCGCTCGCCGAGGACGGCGACATCGATGTCGTGTACGTCGCCACGCCGCACTCGGCGCACCGCGTCGCCGCCGGGCTGTGCCTGGAGGCGGGACGCAACGTGCTGTGCGAGAAGGCGTTCACGCTGAACGCGCGGGAGGCCGGGGAACTGGTCGCGCTGGCGAAGGCGCGCGGCAGCTTCCTGATGGAAGCCATGTGGATGTACTGCAACCCCCTGATCCGGCGGCTCAAGGCTCTGGTGGACGACGGCGCGATCGGCGAAGTGCGCCATGTGCAGGCCGACTTCGGGCTGGCCGGGCACCTCTTGCCGGAGGCGAGGAATGGAACACTGCCGCCCTCGCACCGGCTGCGCGACCCGGCGCAGGGCGGCGGCGCGCTGCTGGACCTCGGCGTGTACCCGGTCTCCTTCGCCCAGTTGCTGCTCGGGGAGCCGTCGGACGTCACGGCGCGCTCGATGCTGTCCGCCGAGGGCGTCGACCTCCAGACCGGCGCCCTGCTGTCGTGGGACAGCGGGGCCCTCGCCTCCCTGCACTGCTCCATCGTCGGCGGTACGGCCACGGCAGCGTCGGTCACCGGCTCGGGCGGCCGGATCGACATACCGCACGGCTTCTTCTTCCCGGACCGTTTCGTCCTGCACCGCGACGGCCGTGACCCCGAGGAGTTCACGGCCGACCCGGCGGACGGGCCCCGCAACAGCCTGCGGCACGAGGCCGCCGAGGTGATGCGGGCCCTGCGCGCCGGCGAGACCGAGTCACCGCTGGTCCCGCTGGACGGCACGCTGGCCGTGATGCGGACGCTCGACGCGATCCGGGACCGCGTCGGCGTCCGCTACCCGGGCGAGGCCCCTGAAGCGGACCGCGCGCCCGAACTCACGCCTGCGTGA
- a CDS encoding nuclear transport factor 2 family protein, whose amino-acid sequence MTIQTSKLSDPAVRAFVTAVNAHDREGFMSILAPGATMADDGNDRDLADWIEREIFSSNGHMEVDNESNRGRDLLASYRNDTYGEMRTRWHFEVEGDGRISRFETGQA is encoded by the coding sequence ATGACGATTCAGACGTCCAAGCTCAGCGACCCCGCCGTCCGTGCCTTCGTCACCGCCGTCAACGCCCACGACCGCGAGGGCTTCATGAGCATCCTCGCGCCCGGCGCGACCATGGCGGACGACGGCAACGACCGCGACCTCGCCGACTGGATCGAGCGGGAGATCTTCTCCTCCAACGGCCACATGGAAGTCGACAACGAGTCGAACCGCGGTCGCGACCTCCTCGCCAGCTACCGCAACGACACCTATGGCGAGATGCGCACCCGCTGGCACTTCGAGGTCGAGGGCGACGGCAGGATCTCCCGCTTCGAGACCGGCCAGGCATAG
- a CDS encoding DUF6243 family protein yields MARGGGNMLGVGGTRRHLGRTELRGGGRDGRIGGGVDPQAQKKELLRRFQEKNADHEAREEGAEVSQENEQAS; encoded by the coding sequence ATGGCCCGAGGCGGAGGAAACATGCTGGGCGTCGGCGGCACCCGCCGGCACCTCGGCCGCACGGAACTGCGCGGCGGCGGCCGCGACGGCCGGATCGGCGGCGGGGTCGACCCTCAGGCGCAGAAGAAAGAGCTGCTGCGCAGGTTCCAGGAGAAGAACGCCGACCACGAGGCGCGCGAGGAGGGGGCGGAGGTGTCCCAGGAGAACGAGCAGGCGTCCTAG
- a CDS encoding serine hydrolase domain-containing protein, whose protein sequence is MPSLEQPCGCGGGRELSAPRLRGDTPERAGLDPEEIRQLVREVHDLTTGSRPWAAGAVLIVGRGPYLAVEEAVGRAVRYASYDEEKDAGVELPPDRQVPMTTSTPFDLASLTKLFTSVAAVQQIERGTLGIDARVGAYLPDFRAAARHDVTVRQLLTHTSGMRPELPLYDCADDAERLERLRAEPPVGVPGTYCYSDLNFLLLQHVLERVSGRTLDVLIHDGITRPLGMTATHFGPCPGAAATEDQRRPWAKADRGMLRGVVHDENAWALGGVAGHAGLFSTGRDLAVFCRALLSGGAYGPARILGPDFVELLLDAPGLGFAVDQPWFMGELAGRGAAGHTGFTGTSLVVDPVTDTFVVLLANAVHPRRRPPDSGPRARAGTRVARAVRGL, encoded by the coding sequence GTGCCGTCCCTGGAACAGCCGTGCGGGTGCGGAGGGGGCAGAGAGCTGAGCGCGCCGAGACTGCGCGGGGACACGCCGGAGAGGGCTGGACTCGACCCCGAGGAGATCCGTCAGCTCGTCCGCGAGGTCCACGACCTCACGACCGGCTCCCGTCCCTGGGCGGCTGGGGCGGTGCTGATCGTCGGGCGGGGACCCTACCTCGCCGTCGAGGAGGCCGTGGGCCGGGCGGTGCGGTATGCCTCCTACGACGAGGAGAAGGACGCCGGGGTGGAACTGCCGCCCGACAGGCAGGTCCCCATGACCACCTCGACCCCCTTCGACCTCGCCTCCCTCACCAAGCTCTTCACCTCGGTCGCCGCGGTGCAGCAGATCGAGCGCGGAACGCTGGGGATCGACGCGCGCGTCGGGGCGTATCTGCCGGACTTCCGCGCGGCGGCCCGGCATGACGTCACGGTGCGTCAGCTACTGACGCACACCTCGGGGATGCGGCCCGAACTGCCGCTGTACGACTGTGCGGACGACGCGGAGCGGCTGGAGCGGTTGCGGGCGGAGCCGCCGGTGGGGGTGCCGGGGACGTACTGCTACTCCGACCTGAACTTCCTGCTGCTGCAACACGTCCTGGAACGCGTCAGCGGCCGCACGCTCGACGTCCTGATCCACGACGGGATCACCCGGCCCCTCGGCATGACCGCCACCCACTTCGGCCCCTGCCCCGGCGCGGCGGCGACCGAGGACCAGCGGCGGCCGTGGGCCAAGGCGGACCGGGGGATGCTGCGGGGTGTCGTCCACGACGAGAACGCCTGGGCACTGGGCGGGGTGGCGGGCCACGCCGGCCTCTTCTCCACGGGGCGTGACCTTGCGGTCTTCTGCCGGGCCCTGCTCTCCGGCGGCGCGTACGGTCCGGCCCGGATCCTCGGCCCGGACTTCGTGGAGCTGCTGCTGGACGCGCCCGGGCTGGGGTTCGCGGTGGATCAGCCCTGGTTCATGGGGGAGTTGGCGGGGCGGGGGGCTGCGGGGCATACGGGGTTCACGGGGACGTCGTTGGTGGTGGATCCGGTGACGGACACGTTCGTCGTCCTGCTGGCGAATGCGGTGCATCCGCGACGCCGGCCGCCGGACAGCGGGCCGCGGGCGCGGGCGGGGACGAGGGTGGCGCGGGCGGTGCGGGGGTTGTAG
- the efeU gene encoding iron uptake transporter permease EfeU: MFSNYLIGLREGLEASLVVCILIAYLVKTDRRDALKPIWIGIGVAVAIALGFGCALEFGSQELTFEAQEALGGSLSIVAVGLVTWMVFWMRRTARHLKAELHGKLDAALQMGTGALVATAFLAVGREGLETALFVWASVRAAGDGTPRPLIGVALGIATAVVLGWLFYRGAVRINLAKFFTWTGGMLVVVAAGVLAYGVHDLQEARWVPGLSDKAFDISDTIDPSSWYGTLLKGVFNFQPDPTVLQVTVWLLYLIPTLALFLAPVGFASGKGKVKAPDEQGSRPSKAPQA; encoded by the coding sequence GTGTTCTCCAACTACCTGATCGGCCTGCGCGAGGGACTGGAAGCGAGCCTCGTCGTCTGCATCCTCATCGCGTACCTGGTCAAGACCGACCGTAGGGACGCGCTGAAGCCCATCTGGATCGGCATCGGGGTCGCGGTCGCGATCGCGCTCGGCTTCGGCTGCGCGCTCGAATTCGGCTCGCAGGAGCTGACGTTCGAGGCACAGGAGGCGCTCGGCGGCTCCCTGTCGATCGTCGCGGTGGGCCTGGTGACGTGGATGGTCTTCTGGATGCGGCGCACCGCCCGGCATCTCAAGGCCGAGCTGCACGGCAAGCTGGACGCGGCCCTGCAGATGGGCACGGGCGCGCTGGTCGCGACCGCGTTCCTGGCCGTCGGCCGGGAGGGCCTGGAGACGGCCCTGTTCGTGTGGGCGTCGGTGCGCGCGGCCGGCGACGGCACCCCGCGGCCGCTGATCGGCGTCGCCCTCGGCATCGCCACGGCGGTCGTCCTGGGCTGGCTCTTCTACCGCGGCGCCGTGCGCATCAACCTCGCCAAGTTCTTCACATGGACGGGCGGCATGCTGGTCGTCGTGGCGGCGGGCGTCCTTGCGTACGGTGTCCACGACCTCCAGGAGGCGCGCTGGGTGCCGGGCCTGAGCGACAAGGCGTTCGACATCAGCGACACCATCGATCCGTCCAGCTGGTACGGCACCCTGCTGAAGGGCGTCTTCAACTTCCAGCCGGACCCGACCGTCCTCCAGGTCACGGTGTGGCTGCTGTACCTGATCCCGACACTCGCGCTGTTCCTCGCCCCGGTAGGGTTCGCCTCCGGGAAGGGGAAGGTGAAGGCACCTGATGAGCAGGGATCGCGGCCCTCGAAGGCTCCGCAGGCTTGA
- a CDS encoding multidrug effflux MFS transporter: protein MGDRGGPIQPAEPIPDVSRSAVPKTDRPPTRSLRTTGLLVTLVLGGLTATPPLAMDMYLPALPEVTGSLHAPAATVQLTLTACLAGMALGQLVVGPMSDRWGRRRPLLTGLAVYVVATALCALAPSIGFLVAFRLAQGLAGAAAIVIARAVVRDLYDGVAMARFFSTLMLISGVAPIVAPLIGGQVLRVTDWRGVFVVLTVVGVLLAALVWRSLPETLAPQDRHSGGVGEALRAMRGLLADGAFAGYMLAGGFAFAALFAYIAASPFVIQEIYGASPQTFSLLFGLNSVGLVIVGQINGKVLVGRVSLDRVLGAGLAVVILAATALLLMSLGVFGEVGLVPVAAALFVLMSAMGVTLPNTQALALLRTKHAAGSASALLGTSSFLIGAIASPLVGIAGEDTAVPMAVVQLAAALVALACFMGMCRPWNSRAGAEGAES, encoded by the coding sequence ATGGGCGACCGTGGGGGGCCGATACAGCCGGCGGAGCCGATACCGGACGTGTCGCGGTCGGCCGTACCGAAGACGGACAGACCGCCCACCCGATCCCTGCGGACCACCGGTCTGCTCGTCACCCTCGTCCTCGGCGGCCTGACGGCGACGCCTCCGCTGGCGATGGACATGTACCTCCCGGCGCTCCCCGAGGTCACCGGGTCCCTGCACGCGCCCGCCGCGACCGTGCAGCTCACGCTCACCGCGTGCCTGGCCGGCATGGCGCTCGGGCAGCTGGTGGTCGGCCCCATGAGCGACCGATGGGGCCGCAGGCGCCCGCTGCTGACGGGCCTTGCCGTGTACGTCGTCGCCACCGCGCTCTGCGCGCTCGCGCCCAGCATCGGCTTCCTCGTCGCCTTCCGGCTGGCGCAGGGCCTCGCCGGGGCGGCTGCGATCGTGATCGCGAGGGCGGTCGTACGCGACCTGTACGACGGCGTGGCCATGGCCCGCTTCTTCTCCACCCTCATGCTGATCTCCGGGGTCGCCCCGATCGTCGCGCCGCTCATCGGCGGCCAGGTCCTGCGGGTGACGGACTGGCGGGGCGTGTTCGTCGTGCTGACGGTGGTCGGCGTACTGCTCGCCGCCCTCGTCTGGCGCAGCCTCCCCGAGACCCTGGCGCCGCAGGACCGGCACAGCGGCGGGGTCGGTGAGGCCCTGCGGGCCATGCGGGGACTGCTCGCCGACGGCGCCTTCGCCGGGTACATGCTGGCCGGCGGGTTCGCCTTCGCCGCGCTGTTCGCCTACATAGCCGCGTCGCCGTTCGTGATCCAGGAGATCTACGGGGCCTCGCCGCAGACCTTCAGCCTGCTGTTCGGGCTCAACTCGGTCGGGCTGGTGATCGTCGGCCAGATCAACGGCAAGGTGCTGGTGGGGCGGGTCAGCCTGGACCGGGTGCTGGGCGCGGGTCTTGCCGTGGTCATCCTGGCCGCGACCGCGCTGCTGCTGATGTCGCTGGGCGTCTTCGGCGAGGTCGGACTGGTACCGGTGGCGGCGGCGCTCTTCGTCCTGATGTCCGCGATGGGCGTCACCCTGCCCAACACCCAGGCCCTCGCCCTGCTGCGCACCAAGCACGCCGCCGGGTCCGCGTCCGCGCTGCTCGGTACGTCCTCCTTCCTCATCGGCGCCATCGCCTCGCCCCTCGTGGGCATCGCCGGCGAGGACACCGCCGTCCCGATGGCCGTCGTCCAACTGGCCGCAGCACTGGTGGCCCTGGCCTGCTTCATGGGAATGTGCCGTCCCTGGAACAGCCGTGCGGGTGCGGAGGGGGCAGAGAGCTGA